TCCAGGTTCGCCGCCGTCTCCGCACTGCCATCGAGATGCGTCATGATCGGATAGCCGCTGTGCATGTAGCCGCCTGAAATTTGAAGGTCGGGGACGATCCGTTCCGGCCGCTTGCGTTCGTGCGGGATGGTGCTCAGGTCAGCCTGCGCATCCAGCACGCGATCCCAGAACTCCAACAGCGCCTTTGGATCATCCACTTTCTCCAGAATGGCCTTTGGCAAGCTCAACACCACTTTCTTCGTTTCCAGTTCACCCCATGGAGCCTGGAGATTCCTCATCCGCTCCCAATCCGTAGTGCTGGATTTCCCCAGCACGAAACGGGGTGACTCCACCGCTCCGGAAACCGTGACCTCCATCTTCATCTCAGGTCCTCCCTGCGGGATCTCGATGTAGATCAGTCCGCCGAACGGACTGGCGACGGCAGTCACCGGTTCCTTCAGGATCCTCCGCATTGAGATCTCCGGAGCGCGCTTCCACACGTCCAGATGCCAGATCGTGTCCGTATGGCAGCCGATGCGGACGGCGAGACCCTTGCCGGCGAACTCGGGCGGGATGGAAATGCGGACCACCTCCCCGGCGGGTGCGTAAAGGCCCAGTCCCTGCCACTGGGGGACGGACAGGTCGAGGGCAGCGGTGTGCCTTTCGAGCCGTGGGGCTTCCGCTGGCGTCACTCCGGGAAAGATGCGGGAGGCTTCATGCGCCTTGATCTCCTCCGGTTTCGCCCGTCGCATCGCTTCCAGATCCCGTGTGAGAACCAACCGTTGGAGGATATCATCGGGGCGGAGAGGCGTGAAGGGACCGCCCCTGACGGGCAGACCATCAAGCTGCGGTCGCAACATTTCATCGTCCGGCGGCAGCGAGCGGATCGCATCACCGAGCGTCACGCCGCAACGGTTGAGATGCCCTGCTGCGATGGGTATCCTCCCGCCCGTGTGGTGGAGCAGGGCATCCAGGGCATCTCCTGCGTGGATGGCGTGTAGTTCACCGCCAGTAACATAACCCTCCGGTGCCGTCCGGCCCGGTGTCGATGAACTGAAGACGATGCCCGCCTTCTTCCGCAGGTGGTTCGCGGCGCAGTCCGTGGCCAGCCTCCCACGGTCGTTCCCTCCACGGATCTGGACCCAGCCCCAGCCGGTCACACCCGCGACCAGCCCGCCTCCCGCACGCGCCCATGTTTCGATGGAATCCACCTGTCCTTCCTCCAGGCCGATGCCGTTCAGGCAAAGCACATCGATCCCGCCGAGATCCAGCGGGCCCGGCTGCGCAGGCAGGTTCACCGCTTCCATTCCCGCCGCTTGGAAAAACGCCAGCATGCGCGGTGTGTTGTGGATCGCGAACAGCCCGATCCTCGGCTTCTCCTTGGCTCCCGCCGCCCAGCGGATCGAGTTGACCAGCAACCGTCCCGTGTCCTTCTGATCCACCGATGAAAGGAAGCCATCATGTCCGAACGCGACGACCCGGCCCTTACCCATCCGTGAGGCCGCCACCACCGGCAGCATCCCGTCCTTTCCTTCCTTCCCGGCCACCACCACGAAGGCCTCCGGACCATACACACAGAGTCCTCCTGGAACCCCGCCGGTGTTGATCTCCTTCACCTTGTCCAGCAGGACCGCACGGTCAGCGTCGTTGGCGGGACAGGTTGCCACCGCGAACACGGACATCAACAAGGCACGGAAAACGGGGAGGAATTTCATGGGGATACAGTGAAGCCGGAGCATCACTTCCCCGATCATCCCTCACTTTCAATCAGCCCGCCGCAGGTTGACAAACCATTTCCGGCATCGGCCCGGAAGCACCGCTCACAGCCCCAGGATCGCCGCAGCCACGGTGAAGTAGATCAGCATCCCGGAGACGTCCACGGTGGACGCCAGCGAGGGTGCTGAAACCACCGCGGGGTCCAGCTTGATAGCACGGGCGCAGATGGGCAGCAGCGCACCCAGCACCGTGGCGGACAGCACCTGCACCGTGAGCGCGACGGAGACGGCGGCGGCGAGGTGCGGAAAGTCGAAATCGGCACCCGTTCCGCGCTGGAGATGGGGCAGGATGAAGGTGATGAACGCGGCGATGGCCACCGCGAGCGACAGACCGAGGAAGAAGCCGGTGCGGGTTTCCTTCCACGCCACACGGAGGGCGTTGCCGGTGCTGATCTCCCCCAGTGCCATCGACCGGATGACCATGGTGGCCGCCTGCCCGCCGGAGTTGCCGCCCGCGGCGACGACCATCGGCAGGAACAGCGAAAGCAGCTTCGCTTGGCCGAGGATATTGTTGAAACGGAACATCACGTAGCCGGACGCGATGGAGACGAACGCCAGGCCGACGAGCCAGGCGACACGGCGTTTATACTGCGTCGTGACCGTCGTGTTGAGGTAGGAAACCTCCGACTGCTCGCCGGAGATACCCGCGATCTTCTCAAGGTCTTCCGTGGACTCTTCCTGGACGATCTCGAGCGCGTCGTCATAGGTGATGACGCCGAGGAGATGATGGAATTCATCGACCACCGGCAGCACCACGAGGTCGTATTTGGAAAGCATGCGTGCCGCCTCTTCCTGGTCCGCGGTGGCGAGGATATACTCGTCCGCGTCCTGCATGATGTCATGGATGGGGGTGTCCCACGTGTTGAAGGCCAGATCGCGGAGGCGGATCTTTCCGACGAGGCGTCCCTGGTCATCGACGACGAAGATGCGGGAAAGCGTCTCCGCGCTCTCACGGTCGCGGCGCAGCACGGTGATGGCCTGCTTGACCGACATGTCCGCGGTGATCCGGCCGCAGTGGGTGGTCATCCGTCCGCCCGCCGTGTCTTCCTCATACTTGAGGAGGTTCTTCGTCAGCTCCTTGTCCCGGGGGCCGAGAAGGCTGAAAAAGCGAACCTGCGCCTCCTCGCTGACCACCTGGAAAACGTCCACCCGGTCGTCGTCGGAGAGGTTTCCGAGCAGCACCCGGAGCTGGGCCGGTTTGAAATGGTTGAGCGCACCCTCGATGAGGGGGTAGGGGAGTTCCGCGACGAGGTCGGTGGCAAGCTCCGGCCCGATGGTCTTCATCAGGAAGTCCCGGTCCTCGTCGTCCAGATCCTCGTAGATCTGCGCAAGGTCGGCGTAGTGGACGTCTCCGGCGGCGGCGAGAAGGGCGGAACCATCCCGCGCTTCGATCGCACGGATGATTTCGTCATTGGGATCCTGGTCGTCCTCCTCGGCCACGGGCGAAGCGTGGTGGGATGCCCGCCGCCCGGCAAGGAAAACGAAGTGACAGGTGGAACTTACGGTGGATTCACCTCGGTAACTCTGACCCTCAGGAAACCCGGATCGCCGAGGATGGGAATGGTCGCCTGACGGTGCTGGAAACTGCCGTCGGTGGAGGTTTCCCGGTCGGTGACGCCGTCCGTGCTCCAGTCCCGGAGATTGGCGGATCTTTCCACACTCATCTGGAGCCGCGGCCTGGAAAGATCCCGGCGGTAGCGGAGGATGAAATTTCCCTCCTCCCGGATCGGGATGCCGCCGTTGGCGTGGGTGGCCGGATCAGGGACCAACGGGTCCGTGCCGCGGGCATACTCCACCAGATTAGGCACTCCGTCGCCGTCCGTATCGCTCGCCGGTCCGGCAGGCAGGCCGGCGGCCTGGGCCCATAGGGCAAAGGATGGGGCCACCTCCACGGACAGTCCGGAAGTGGTGCTGTTTCCGCTCAGATCGCTGACCGTAACCAGCAGCTCATACGTTCCCGGTGTGGTGAAGGTGGCGGTCGTATGCTTCGCGGCGTTGGTCCCATTGGTGGAGAACGAAACCGGCCCCGGTGGAGCGCCGGCGACCGTCCAAGTGTAGGTGAGGTTTGCCTCCCCGTCATCATCATCCGCGAGGACGGTGAGAGGTGCCGTGGAGCTGGTCAGGGGGAGTGTCACGGAATTGGCTGCAGGCTGTGTGATCACCGGAGCCGTGACGAGATCCAGCACCGTGATCGACAGCGCGGGCAGGGTGAGGGAAATTTTGTTCGCCGCGATGGGGCAATCCGCCGCCGCTTCCCAGGTGGGCATGTAGTCGCCGGGGTGGGTGCCTTTCATCACCCGCCGCTTCGCGGATGCCGGGGCGGTGTAGTTCTTCAGATCCAGCACCGCTTCGCGGCTGGCGGTCTGCTTGTTGATGAGAAAGACCGTCATCCGGTTGGTGGCGGGATTCAGGCTCCCATGCACCAGCACGTCGGTCGTGCTGGCGGTGCTCAGAACCTTGTCCTGCAGATACTCACC
The sequence above is drawn from the Akkermansiaceae bacterium genome and encodes:
- a CDS encoding M60 family metallopeptidase — its product is MKFLPVFRALLMSVFAVATCPANDADRAVLLDKVKEINTGGVPGGLCVYGPEAFVVVAGKEGKDGMLPVVAASRMGKGRVVAFGHDGFLSSVDQKDTGRLLVNSIRWAAGAKEKPRIGLFAIHNTPRMLAFFQAAGMEAVNLPAQPGPLDLGGIDVLCLNGIGLEEGQVDSIETWARAGGGLVAGVTGWGWVQIRGGNDRGRLATDCAANHLRKKAGIVFSSSTPGRTAPEGYVTGGELHAIHAGDALDALLHHTGGRIPIAAGHLNRCGVTLGDAIRSLPPDDEMLRPQLDGLPVRGGPFTPLRPDDILQRLVLTRDLEAMRRAKPEEIKAHEASRIFPGVTPAEAPRLERHTAALDLSVPQWQGLGLYAPAGEVVRISIPPEFAGKGLAVRIGCHTDTIWHLDVWKRAPEISMRRILKEPVTAVASPFGGLIYIEIPQGGPEMKMEVTVSGAVESPRFVLGKSSTTDWERMRNLQAPWGELETKKVVLSLPKAILEKVDDPKALLEFWDRVLDAQADLSTIPHERKRPERIVPDLQISGGYMHSGYPIMTHLDGSAETAANLERLSAGSWGHFHELGHNHQQPDWTFDGTVEVTCNLYTLYVTEMLCGNPPNRGHEQMQPLVVAAKLRQHLSQPDKFERWKKDPFLALIMYDQLRAAFGWDTYKKVFAEYRTLAKDERPKNDDEKRDQWMVRFSKAAGKNLGPFFEAWGVPTSEAARQSIADLPEWMPGG
- the mgtE gene encoding magnesium transporter codes for the protein MIRAIEARDGSALLAAAGDVHYADLAQIYEDLDDEDRDFLMKTIGPELATDLVAELPYPLIEGALNHFKPAQLRVLLGNLSDDDRVDVFQVVSEEAQVRFFSLLGPRDKELTKNLLKYEEDTAGGRMTTHCGRITADMSVKQAITVLRRDRESAETLSRIFVVDDQGRLVGKIRLRDLAFNTWDTPIHDIMQDADEYILATADQEEAARMLSKYDLVVLPVVDEFHHLLGVITYDDALEIVQEESTEDLEKIAGISGEQSEVSYLNTTVTTQYKRRVAWLVGLAFVSIASGYVMFRFNNILGQAKLLSLFLPMVVAAGGNSGGQAATMVIRSMALGEISTGNALRVAWKETRTGFFLGLSLAVAIAAFITFILPHLQRGTGADFDFPHLAAAVSVALTVQVLSATVLGALLPICARAIKLDPAVVSAPSLASTVDVSGMLIYFTVAAAILGL